From Ascaphus truei isolate aAscTru1 chromosome 20, aAscTru1.hap1, whole genome shotgun sequence, one genomic window encodes:
- the LOC142471219 gene encoding LOW QUALITY PROTEIN: uncharacterized protein LOC142471219 (The sequence of the model RefSeq protein was modified relative to this genomic sequence to represent the inferred CDS: inserted 2 bases in 1 codon), which yields MQPTMEHLTNSMMMDKKQIAEGILNHTLNIIYLLTGERPFLEHLTGSLMMNTINNEKMTERILNHTQEIIYLLSGEEYITVRKNSPHSSIHLLTGEVPIRCEDVAVYFSMEEWDYIEGHKGLYKDVMMENYKSLKSLGIPLNRSSGLHYENLDIVSIKEQGEEERGEKDIQPGQIHPDTSADGTMSWIHPAACSTDRTMENINFPSEWKCHKCNECGKHFTRKSHLIVHQKTHTGEKPHKCNECGRHFANKSYLNVHQKTHTGEKPHKCNECGKQFTLKSYLITHQRTHTGEKPHKCNECGKQFILKSYLIIHQRTHTGEKPHKCNECGKYFTRKSYLIVHQKIHTGEKSHKCNECGKQYTFKTDLIVHQKIHTGEKSHKCNECGKNFKLKSYLIAHQKTHTGEKPHKCNECGKHFSRKSNLVKHQKTHTGEKSHKCNECGKHFNLKSYLITHQKTHTGEKPHKCNECGKQFNRKSNLVKHQKTHTGEKPHKCNECEKQFTYKSSLIVHQITHTGEKPHKCTECGKRFTLKSSLNVHQKTHTGENAHKCNECGKVFTRKSNLAEHXSEHTGEKPYKCNECGKDFVFKCSLIVHQKTHTQALKHQSAQLLKKTFTKFCFIGT from the exons AGCCCACCATGGAGCATCTGACTAACTCAATGATGATGGACAAGAAGCAGATAGCTGAGGGAATCTTGAATCATACCCTAAACATCATCTACctgctgactggagag AGACCATTCTTGGAGCATCTGACTGGCTCGCTGATGATGAACACAATTAATAATGAGAAGATGACTGAGAGGATCTTGAATCACACCCAGGAGATCATCTACCTGCTGTCTGGAGAG GAATACATAACTGTGAGGAAGAATTCCCCCCACAGCAGCATCCACCTGCTAACTGGAGAG GTACCTATAAGGTGTGAGGATGTTGCTGTCTATTTCTCTATGGAGGAGTGGGACTATATAGAAGGACACAAGGGGCTTTACAAGGATGTAATGATGGAGAATTACAAGTCCCTCAAATCTTTGGGAATCCCATTAAACAGGAGTTCAG GCCTCCACTATGAAAATCTAGATATTGTATCAATTAAagagcagggagaggaagagagaggagaaaaggACATTCAACCGGGGCAAATCCACCCAGACACCAGTGCAG ATGGAACCATGAGCTGGATTCACCCTGCAGCGTGTTCAACAGATAGGACTATGGAAAATATCAATTTCCCCTCCGAGTGGAAGTgtcataaatgcaatgaatgtgggaaacactTCACTCGCAAATCTCATCTTATTGTACATCAGAAAacgcacacaggagagaagcctcataaatgcaatgaatgtgggagACACTTTGCTAACAAATCTTATCTTAATGTacatcagaaaacacacacaggagagaagcctcataaatgtaatgaatgtgggaaacagttTACTTTAAAATCATATCTTATTACACATCAGAGAACACACACGggagagaagcctcataaatgcaatgaatgtgggaaacagttTATTTTAAAATCGTATCTTATTATACATCAGAGAACACACACGGGAGAAAAgcctcataaatgcaatgaatgtgggaaataCTTCACTCGCAAATCTTATCTTATTGTACATCAGAAaatacacacaggagagaagtcTCACAAgtgcaatgaatgtgggaaacagtATACTTTCAAAACTGATCTTATTGTACATCAGAAaatacacacaggagagaagtcTCACAAgtgcaatgaatgtgggaaaaactTCAAGCTCAAATCGTATCTTATTGCACATCAGAAAacgcacacaggagagaagccacataaatgcaatgaatgtgggaaacactTCAGCCGCAAATCTaatcttgttaaacatcagaaaACGCACACAGGAGAGAAGTCTCACAAgtgcaatgaatgtgggaaacactTCAATCTCAAATCGTATCTTATTACACATCAGAAAacgcacacaggagagaagccacataaatgcaatgaatgtgggaaacagttCAACCGCAAATCTaatcttgttaaacatcagaaaacgcacacaggagagaagcctcataaatgcaatgaatgtgagAAACAGTTTACTTACAAATCTAGTCTTATTGTTCATCAgataacacacacaggagagaagcctcataaatgcaCAGAATGTGGGAAACGGTTTACTTTGAAATCTAGTCTTAATGTacatcagaaaacacacacaggagagaatgctcacaaatgcaatgaatgtgggaaagtCTTCACCCGCAAATCTAATCTTGCTGAACA CTCAgagcacacaggagagaagccttataaatgcaatgaatgtgggaaagaCTTTGTTTTCAAATGTAGTCTTATTGTgcatcagaaaacacacacacaggctctaaaacatcaatctgcacaactattaaagaaaacatttacaaaattctgttttattggtacctaa